The genome window TTGCGGATACGGCTGACTACTCCGAGTGGAAGTTCGGTCGCCGCTTCACGGGGCTGACCTTTTCGGCCGGCACCTTCTCCATGAAGCTAGGTTGGGCAGTGGGACCAGCTTTGGCCGCGTATTCGCTAAGCTACTACGGCTACGAGGACAATGTCCTGCAGTCGGCGCGTACCATCGAAGGCCTCCGCTTGATGATGTCGTTCTTCCCGGCTGCTCTGGCGGCAATCGCCGCAGTCGTGGTGCTCAGCTACGGCATCAATCGGAAGATGGAAGTCCAGATGGAAGAAGAGCTGCTCGCCCGTAAGGAAGCGGAAGGAACGGTGGAGAGCTAGGAGAGCTCATTGGGGATATTTCAAAGGCGTTCGCATCGTGCGGACGCCTTTTTGATGTGCGGATCCGATCGAGCGAGGCATTCGCTAGCGAAGAGCTCTCTCCTGTACTGCGGACCGGGTGGAACCGGTCCCTCCAGAACAATCGTATTGGAGGGACGACCTCCGCGCCGTCAGCGCTGCAGGAGCCTTTTCGAAGAATGCCCCCGGAATCCCTCTGGATTTGCGGATGAAGCTTTTTGTTTAGGAGGCCCCGTGCTGCAGTGAATATCGCTGCGATTGGATTTTTGGATACAAAAAGACCCTCTCGCCTTAGGAGAGGGCCCTTAAAATTTGCTCAAAGAGTCGCTGCTGTCTGTTCGCTTACGGGCAGGTGGAAGCGAGCTTCTCCTCGTCGTCTCTTTGCTTCGCAATCGCGGCTTCCATCTCGAGTTCCGTTTTGCTGTCGATGCGATAGAGGAAGACGGCAGCGGCAGCTAGTACGCCGACGCCGGCTGGGATCAAGCTCATGAGCAGTCTCATGCCTTCGATGGTTGCGGGCGTTTGAGCTTGGTTGGCCACGAATCCGAAAGTGTACTCGAGCATCCAGAACGCGATGGCGGGGCCGAGGGACCAGCCGATCTTCATGGAGGAAGTGCCGGTGGAGAGAAGAAGGCCAGTGGCGCGGTGGCCGAGCTTCCACTGTCCGTAGTCAGCGGTGTCGGCGAGCATGGACCAGAAGAGAGCCATCAGCGGAGCCGTGAGGAAGGAGCTGATGATTTGGTGTACCAGCAAAATGGTCAGGTTGTCGTAGGGCAGCCAATAGAAGACTACAAGCAAGGCGACGTTGATAGCGGTGAGGGCGAAGTAGGCGTTCTTTTTTCCGCCGAAAATTTGGGTGATTTGCTTGGTCAGCAACACGCCGCCGGCCTGGATGGCTCCGCCGACGCCGAGGTAGGTACCGGCCCACAGTTCGTTGCCGGAAACGTATTTGAAGAAGTGAGCAGTGGTTCCCGAGCGGATGGAAATCCAGAGTATGGTGAGAATGCTGATGAAGATGATCGCTCTCCAGGGCCCGTTCTTGGCGGCCATGGCCAGGTCTTTGCCGATATCTGTCTTCTGGCCCTTAGGTGGCTCGATGCGTTCCTTGGTGGTGAAAAAGGTGGTGAGGAAGAGGCCGGCGGAAATGACGCCGAAGAGTCCCATGGTCATGGCGTAGCCGGTCTGGTCGTTGCCGTTGCCGAAGAATTTGACCAAATACAGCATGCTGAAGCTGACTGTAGTGGTGCCGAGGAAAGCCCCGAGAAAGCGGAAGGAATTGAGGAGCGTTCTCTGGTCGGAACGCGGCGTCATGACACCCATCAAGGCAGAGTACGGAACGTTGATGGCGGTGTAGGCCATCATGAGGAAGGTGTAGGTGACGTAGGCGTAGATCAGCTTGTGCGATTCGCCGAGGTCGAAGGTGGTGAAGGTCAGGACGCCTAGCACGACCCAGAAGGGAAGAATCCAGATGAGCCAGGGGCGGAATTTGCCGAACTTGCTTTTGGTGCGGTCGGCCACGATTCCCATGATCGGGTCGTTGATCCAGTCCCAGGTGCGGGTGACCAAAATCATGAAAGCGAGGGCGCCGGCCGATATGCCGAATACGTCGGTATAGAAAATGGCGAGGTAGTTCATGAACACGCCGAAATAGAGACAGGAAGCCAAGTCTCCGGCGGCGTAGCCCAGTTTCTCCGACATCTTCAGGGGCGGAGTCGCGTGTTTCGTTTCAGGGGTGGTCTGCATAGTCTTTTGTCGTAAGGGATGGGGAAGGGGAAAGGGGCTTGGTGCGTCGCTGTGAGCTTCTAGGTTTAAGGTTAAACTTCAACGGGAAAGTGCGTGGCGCCGGGGTGGGACGGTAAAAGTTGAGCGTATCGTGCTAGCTGTGGGGGTTCTTTGGAAAATAGTATTCGAAAAGTCATGACAGCTACGCGGGAATTCTCGCTGATTAAGCGGACTCTGCGACGCGTGTAAGCTTAAAACGGGGCGTTTGCCGCTAATTGCCATAACTTGGCTGAAGATCATGGTGAGGTCATGAACGGCGATAAAGAGGGGAATCGTTGAAAGTTTTGTTCCATGGTGCAGGAGGGCGCGGAAGTGGCTAGGCGAGATCCGCCGTGGGTCGCCGCGCTAGGAGAACAAGCCTGCGGCGGGTATCCCTTCAAAAAAGGAGTCCTTGCCTTGGGAGAGCCGAAACGGGTGAGCGTCCGCCAACTGCGGACGCTTACTCGTCAGAGTAATCCGGTTCCGCCCTACTTGACGCGGAGGGAGTTAATGCGGTCGATCAGCGGTCCCTGAGTCTTAGCCATGTAGGCGAGGTTCTTGTCGATGAGCTCGTTGCGCTGGGCAACGCACTTGGCGCTGAAAAGCGGGTCTGCGGGCGTGTGGGTGACGTAGTCGACGAGTTTTTCGATGGTGGAGGTGGCTACGTGCAACCGTGTATCGCTGGAGGCATAGTAGATAAACACTTCTCCGGACTCGGTCACGATGGTGCCGTTGGTGAAGGCAACGTTCATGACGTCGCCCACCAGCTCGTCGCCTTCCGGGGCGATGAGGAAGCCGCCAGGTGAGTGGGTAAGCTTGCTGGGGTCTTCCAGCGAGGTCATGAAGGCGTAGATGACGTAGCGCAGGCCGCTGGCGCAGCCGCGCACTCCATGGGCGATGTGCAGCCAGCCTTGAGGCGTTTTGATGGGGGCGTCGCCTTGGCCGTTTTTGACCTCCTTGATGGTGTGGTAAGCGCGGGAATCGATGATGGACTCCTTCTCGACGACCGCGTTTGTCATGTCGTCGCACAAGCCCCAGCCGATGCCGCCGCCGGATCCGGCGTCGATGAAGCCGTCTTGGGGTCGGGTGTAGAGGGCGTATTTTCCGCCTACGAATTCAGGATGCAGCACGACGTTTCGTTGCTGGGCGGAGGGGGTCTTGAGGTCCGGTAGGCGCTCCCAAGTCTTAAGGTCCTTGGTGCGGGCGATGCCGCATTGGGCGACGGCGGATGAGAGGTCGAAGGGTTTGGCGTTGGGGTCCTTGCGTTCGGTGCAGAAGAGGCCGTAGATCCAGCCGTCTTCGTGCTGGGTGAGGCGCATGTCGTAGACGTTGGTGTCGGGCACTTCCGTCTCTGGCATGGTGACGGGGTGGTCCCAGAAGCGGAAGTTATCGACTCCGTTGGGGCTTTCGGCGATGGCGAAGAAGGACTTGCGGTCGTTGCCTTCGACGCGGGCGACGACGTAGAATTTGCCGTCGAGCTGGATGGCTCCAGCGTTGAAGGCGCAGTGTACGCCGATGCGCTCCATCAAGTGGGGATTGCTCTCTGGATCGAGGTCGTAGGACCAGAAGAGCGGAGCATGCTTCTCGGTGAGGACCGGATTTTGGTAGCGATGGAAGATGCCGTTGCCCGGCTCGACTGGAGCGTTTGGCTGGGCGAGGAGAGCTTCCTGGGCTTCTATGAGTTGAGTGAGGCGGGTTTCGTATGTGCTCATGGTTAAGTGTAGAGGGGAGAATTTGAAAAAGGGACGCTTAGCCTAGGCCGGTTCGCAAGGTGCGGCAGCGCGCTTCCTATTTAACCCGTTGAATCCGCTCCATTAGCTCGAAACAGGCCCGAGCATTGTGGTAAGAGGATTTCCAAGGACCCGCTTTTTCGTTGTTCATGGGGCGACCGTCGGCATGGCGGCCCCAGAGCCACTCGCCGTTCACTCGGTCGATCAGATTGCCTTTGATGTAGTCCCAAATCTTTTGGCTAGCCTCGAGGTAGCGGACGTCTCCGGAAAGTTGATACGCGTTGAAGAAGCCGACCATCCCTTCGGCTTGAGGCCACCAGCACTTGGTGTCTGCGTAGCCTTGCCCCTCGTGAAACTCGTCGCGGACTGCATGATCGTCAGGGTCGATCCCTGTCTGCAAAACGCAATCTGCCATGTCGAGGGCTCGTTGTTTGAACTCCTTTTCCAGCTCCGAGTCGCCTAGGATCTCGGCCGCTTCGAAGAGAAGCCAGCTTCCTTCGATGTCGTGTCCAGGGGAGATGACCGAATCGAGAAGCTTCCAATCCATGTCGTAGAAGAGTCCGAAGCGTGCAGTATCCGGAAGGATGATACGATCGGCGGTAAGCCTGAGCACGCTCCGGAGGGCGGCCTCGACCTCGGGCGAGGGCGAAATCTTTTGCAGGTTGGCGAAGGCTTCGATGATGTGCAGGTGGTTGTTCATCGTCTTGGGCGCTTCCAAGTCGCCGTCGCCCAGCCGCATCTTCTGCATGGGCGTCCAGTCGGGCTCGAAGGTTTCGAGGTAGCCGCCTTCCTTGCTGTCCCAAGCTTTGGTCTCGAGCAGGGCAAAGAGCGAGCGAGCTCGATCGAGACTGTCCACGTCGCCGGTGGCCGCGAAGTGTTCGGAGAAAGCGTAGATGCAGAAGGCTTGTCCGTAGCATTGCTTTTTGCTCTCCCAGGGCTGTCCGTCGTGCTGGAGGCTCCAGTAGTAACCGCCGTTTTCCGTATCGCAGAAGCGCATGCGAAGCACGTGCTTGGCGTGGTCGGCGAGCTCCCGATACTGCCTTTTTCCGTGCAGCGAGTAGGCTCGGCTGTAGGTCCAGAGCAGGCGGGAGACCATGATCAGGCCAAGTGGCGTTTCAGGCATCGGCTGGTTGGCGGAATCGAGGGCGGAAATGAAACTGTGGGTCGTGCGCAGGCGGTCCCAGTAGGGAAGTATGTTTTCGAACAATTCTGTCTTCAGCTCCTGGCGGAAGGTTCTGAGCGGCGGCAGGGATTGGGTTTTCACGTGGGGAGAGTGGGGTTCTGAGCTGATAAATGTGGCGATTCGGAGAAATGGAGTGAATCCGTCTCATGGTTATAGCCGTAATTAATCTAAATTGTAATGAGAAATAGAGTAAAATTCCTTTGCTCAATTCACCCATTTATGGAATAGGGGTGCTCTGTAACAAACTGAACCTGCTGTAACTATGATCGACCGTCCCCGTGTGGCTATCGTTTTAAGGGGTTGGCTGGAGGAAAACCTCAACCTTCTGCACAGCCTCGCCAAATTCAAACGCTTCAACGCGAATTGGCACGTCTTCGTGGACGATCTGGCCCGTGGAGCGGAGGATCCCGACTGGTTGCTGGACCAAGGCTGGGACGGCATCATCTGCAAGGAGAATTCGGACGAGCTCTTTCGCAAGGCCCGCGAGCGTGGCATCGCTTGCGTGGACCTGTCCGACTCGGGCGTCTTGCGAGCGGACTGCCCCAAGTTTCGTCCCAACAATGTGGCGGCTGGGCATCTCGGAGCGGAGCACTTCGTGGAGAAAGGCTTTCGGCACTTCGCCTTTTGCGGCTTCAAGGGGGACCTTTGGTCTGAAGAGCGGCGCGACGGTTTCGTGGAAGGCTTGGCCTTAGCGGGCAAGAAGTGCACCACTTTCGAGACGGTTTACCCTGGAGTGAGCCAACCTGCCTGGGAATTCGCGGAAGAGGACGAGATGGCCCGCTGGCTGAAAACCTTGCCGAAGCCAGTGGCGGTTTTTGCCTGCAACGACCTGCGCGCGGTGCATGTGGTGAACGCTTGCCAGCAAGCGGACTTTCGCGTGCCGGAGGAAGTGGCGATTTTGGGCGTCAACAATGACAGCGCCCGTTGTGAGCTCAGCGCTCCGTCTGTGTCCAGCATTCCGGTGGACGTTTCCGAATACGCCCGAGCGGCCGGGGCCACTTTGGAGGCTCTCATGAAGGGTGCGGAGCCAAAAGACTTCAAGGAACTCACCTTGATCGATCCGTTGGAGGTGGTGACGCGCCGTTCCACCAGCATCATGGCGGTGGAGGACCAGGCGGTGGCCCAAGCCTTGAACTTGATTCGGGAGCGGGCTTGCAAGGGGATCACCGTTGAGGAGGTGGCGAAGGCGGTTCACATTTCGCGCAGCTTGTTGGAAAAACGCTTTCGCCAGTACGTGGGCCGTTCTCCGCAGGTGGAGATTCGCCAAGCTCAGGTGATCCAGATCAAGCAGATGCTGGTGGAGACTGAATACTCGCTGGCCCATATCGCCGAGATGGCAGGGTTCGAACATCCCGAGTACATGAGCGTCGTATTCAAAAGGCTGACACACACGACGCCGAGCGCCTACCGAAGGAAGAGCAAGGAGCTGGCCTCAGTGGGGCTGTGAACTATCGGGTTGAATCGAATTTTTAGGGGATCGGTATTTTCGCCGTCTTTGCTATCAGCAATGCTAAGTCGACTCTACGCCCGTAAACGCGAAGTTTTGGGCTTGTACGTGTTGTTGCGAGTCCTATGCAGAGGGGGTTACCCTTATGATTAAGCTACTATCGATTGCGGCGAGCATTTTGAGTTTGGGCTTGCTGGCCTCTTGCGAAAGCACGCTTCCTTCGTTCTATCGACTCGAGATGAATGCGGAGTCGAAATTGCCGCACAGTGCTGGTTCTTTTCGGGTGGAGCCGATTAAAGGGAGCTATGCGGAGGCGGATCCTGACTGGGAAGAGTACAAGCGTTATCTGGCCTATATGCTATCGGACAAGGGCTTGTATCTCGCCGAGCGAGGGGAGCGAGCCGACTATGTAATCCAGATGGGGTACGATGCGGGGCCATTAAAGAAGCACCACGAGAGCATCGAGCAGAGAGTCGCTGGGGAATTTCAACCGGTGTTTGACCCAGTAACGGGCGAGCAAATTGGCGGGAAAGTGATGGATCGCAACGTTCAGCTGGACTGGGAACTGCGTTATTACGTCGTGAGACTTCGTGTGGTGGCTTTCGGAAGTGAAGAATGGGAGGCACAGGCTCAGGTGATGCCGGTCTGGTCAGCTGGGATTACAAGCCATGTGCCGAATGAAAGGCTAGACAGGGTGATTCCGGTTTTGATCGCCTCGCTCAAGGGATATCTGGCAGTGGAGGACGCTGAGAAGGCGACGCTGCCTTACCAGCCAAAGCGGCCTGAGGTGACGAGGATGAAGCGGCGTTCGTGACCGCCGGGAGAACGACTGCTACCTTGATGCCTAATCGCGTGACAAGCACAGCGCTGCGGTTGAGCCAGATTCTACTTCTCGCGCAGGGTGCCGCGTGTTACGCCGAGTTGATTGATGAGCTTGAGCTCTCGCCAGAGGGATTGGCCGCTTAGCTTGCCGGCGAGGAGTCGTTCATAGCGGTCGAGGGTATCGCGAACTTCCTCCGGGCTTTCGTTGAGAAATTCGACGCGGAAGTGGCGGACGCCGAAATTCAGGAGGTCTTGAGCGAACTCGGCGCCGGTTTGGGCTTTGGCGTTGAATACCGTGTTGCGGCATCCGGCGTCGGCTTTCAGTGGATGCAGCATTCCTGTGCGGTCCTTTATGGATACGGAGTGCTTGTCGCAGGGCCGTCCGCAATCGCGGAAATCTTTCCCGTCGGAGAGGAAGGCGCAAAAGACGCAGTGCTCCATGTGAAACATGGGCATGTGCTGGTGCAGCGTAATTTCGAACCAGTTGGCGGGCGCGTTTTCCAAGAGGGCTGCCAGTTGGGTGGCGTTCAGGTCGTAGGACGCGGTGAGCCGCTGGAGCTGGTAGCGCTCCATGAGGTATT of Pelagicoccus enzymogenes contains these proteins:
- a CDS encoding MFS transporter encodes the protein MQTTPETKHATPPLKMSEKLGYAAGDLASCLYFGVFMNYLAIFYTDVFGISAGALAFMILVTRTWDWINDPIMGIVADRTKSKFGKFRPWLIWILPFWVVLGVLTFTTFDLGESHKLIYAYVTYTFLMMAYTAINVPYSALMGVMTPRSDQRTLLNSFRFLGAFLGTTTVSFSMLYLVKFFGNGNDQTGYAMTMGLFGVISAGLFLTTFFTTKERIEPPKGQKTDIGKDLAMAAKNGPWRAIIFISILTILWISIRSGTTAHFFKYVSGNELWAGTYLGVGGAIQAGGVLLTKQITQIFGGKKNAYFALTAINVALLVVFYWLPYDNLTILLVHQIISSFLTAPLMALFWSMLADTADYGQWKLGHRATGLLLSTGTSSMKIGWSLGPAIAFWMLEYTFGFVANQAQTPATIEGMRLLMSLIPAGVGVLAAAAVFLYRIDSKTELEMEAAIAKQRDDEEKLASTCP
- a CDS encoding glycoside hydrolase family 130 protein; its protein translation is MSTYETRLTQLIEAQEALLAQPNAPVEPGNGIFHRYQNPVLTEKHAPLFWSYDLDPESNPHLMERIGVHCAFNAGAIQLDGKFYVVARVEGNDRKSFFAIAESPNGVDNFRFWDHPVTMPETEVPDTNVYDMRLTQHEDGWIYGLFCTERKDPNAKPFDLSSAVAQCGIARTKDLKTWERLPDLKTPSAQQRNVVLHPEFVGGKYALYTRPQDGFIDAGSGGGIGWGLCDDMTNAVVEKESIIDSRAYHTIKEVKNGQGDAPIKTPQGWLHIAHGVRGCASGLRYVIYAFMTSLEDPSKLTHSPGGFLIAPEGDELVGDVMNVAFTNGTIVTESGEVFIYYASSDTRLHVATSTIEKLVDYVTHTPADPLFSAKCVAQRNELIDKNLAYMAKTQGPLIDRINSLRVK
- a CDS encoding AGE family epimerase/isomerase, which encodes MKTQSLPPLRTFRQELKTELFENILPYWDRLRTTHSFISALDSANQPMPETPLGLIMVSRLLWTYSRAYSLHGKRQYRELADHAKHVLRMRFCDTENGGYYWSLQHDGQPWESKKQCYGQAFCIYAFSEHFAATGDVDSLDRARSLFALLETKAWDSKEGGYLETFEPDWTPMQKMRLGDGDLEAPKTMNNHLHIIEAFANLQKISPSPEVEAALRSVLRLTADRIILPDTARFGLFYDMDWKLLDSVISPGHDIEGSWLLFEAAEILGDSELEKEFKQRALDMADCVLQTGIDPDDHAVRDEFHEGQGYADTKCWWPQAEGMVGFFNAYQLSGDVRYLEASQKIWDYIKGNLIDRVNGEWLWGRHADGRPMNNEKAGPWKSSYHNARACFELMERIQRVK
- a CDS encoding XylR family transcriptional regulator — its product is MIDRPRVAIVLRGWLEENLNLLHSLAKFKRFNANWHVFVDDLARGAEDPDWLLDQGWDGIICKENSDELFRKARERGIACVDLSDSGVLRADCPKFRPNNVAAGHLGAEHFVEKGFRHFAFCGFKGDLWSEERRDGFVEGLALAGKKCTTFETVYPGVSQPAWEFAEEDEMARWLKTLPKPVAVFACNDLRAVHVVNACQQADFRVPEEVAILGVNNDSARCELSAPSVSSIPVDVSEYARAAGATLEALMKGAEPKDFKELTLIDPLEVVTRRSTSIMAVEDQAVAQALNLIRERACKGITVEEVAKAVHISRSLLEKRFRQYVGRSPQVEIRQAQVIQIKQMLVETEYSLAHIAEMAGFEHPEYMSVVFKRLTHTTPSAYRRKSKELASVGL